In Paraburkholderia flava, one genomic interval encodes:
- the recB gene encoding exodeoxyribonuclease V subunit beta — protein sequence MSAAMQPPTDARELDVFGCALDGVNQIEASAGTGKTWNICALYVRLLLEKNLGADQILVVTFTKAATAELHERIRSRLAELQRALETGDDGGDPFIAGLFDTTLAPGSGIDLGKAAGIVKRALRAFDQAAIHTIHAFCQRALQEAPFAAAMPFAFEMEADDAPLRFELAADFWRERVEPVAAAHPAFAAWLVGKRAGPAALDEQLARRLKKPLAELRWGSGAVSNDDGAVVQGEDDPQTRFDAACALWEAERDAIVALLAQAAERLSKTSHKPEAIAAAVDAWRDYFAQRDCHAPPPRAALKLTASALAKATKVKFEPPEHPFFTLADELAAAVVAAEAAQRARWLALVQTWLAYAPDELAARKRTRRVVSFDDLLSNLYRALAAHPWLAETLRARYPAALIDEFQDTDPLQFAIFNRIFAPAGPLFLVGDPKQAIYSFRAADLHTYLAARAEASARYTLAVNQRSTAPIVDACNRFFEANPRAFVLDGLDYQPVRAGERQREPFVDLATGHDDEHAPDFHIWTLPGGESALTKRDAQRAASEACAAEIVRLLRGAREGSVKVGDAPLAPGNIAVLVQTHRQGSLIKRVLAAWGVGSVELAQASVFSTLDAEQIERVLAAVDTPGDLRRLRAALATDWLGLDASALWRLEQLTDAPSPADDPAHAADAMGWVERFSHYRTLWHERGFAAMWRTLMRELGVAQRLVAGPDGERRLTDVNHLAELLQARASTQPGIAPTLRWLAAQREQGGGDDAQLRLESDRNLVQIVTVHKSKGLEYAVVFCPFLNDGALRDPPASGLPDAREYHDDTGVAVLHYGYDDEQAEQAARYASREQAAERARLVYVALTRAVYRCYLVAGTYLSSRSTKESRRSVLNWLVAGAGRTFDDWLAAPPEESELLGRWQALDGGPIALDPLPVGLRRVPLESRADSGREMRARTSRRILRDQWRMASFSGMITAGARSSDAFTQPEEERPDHDGVADLVAQPAWIEPQAEPLAADDILAFPRGAAAGECLHRMFELADFSNRDTWPEAILRALRERPAPATLDLAARLPRMMYRLLEDIVATELVPGMTLERLNPARRLNELAFLFPAASLDFAALRACLVAWDYPDVALEPGALRGFVKGFIDMIVEHDGRYWIVDWKSNHLGDTPADYGAASLDAAMAGHAYHLQALLYTVALHRYLKSRLRDAYDFDRHLGGYLYLFVRGVRPGWQDGAEPAGVHARRPPYGLVMELDALMDGGAV from the coding sequence ATGAGCGCCGCGATGCAACCGCCGACCGACGCCCGCGAGCTCGACGTATTCGGCTGCGCGCTCGATGGCGTGAACCAGATCGAGGCGTCGGCGGGTACTGGCAAGACGTGGAATATCTGCGCGCTGTACGTGCGGCTGCTGCTCGAAAAGAATCTCGGCGCGGACCAGATCCTCGTCGTCACTTTCACCAAGGCGGCCACGGCTGAACTGCACGAGCGCATCCGCAGCCGCCTGGCGGAATTGCAGCGCGCGCTCGAAACCGGCGACGACGGCGGCGACCCGTTTATCGCGGGGCTGTTCGATACGACGCTCGCGCCTGGCAGTGGGATCGATCTGGGGAAGGCGGCCGGCATCGTCAAGCGTGCACTACGCGCGTTCGATCAGGCAGCGATCCACACGATCCACGCGTTCTGCCAGCGCGCGTTGCAGGAGGCACCGTTCGCGGCGGCGATGCCATTCGCGTTCGAGATGGAAGCCGACGACGCGCCGCTGCGTTTCGAACTCGCCGCCGATTTCTGGCGCGAACGCGTCGAGCCGGTGGCGGCCGCGCATCCGGCGTTCGCCGCGTGGCTCGTCGGCAAGCGCGCGGGGCCTGCTGCGCTCGATGAACAGTTGGCACGTCGGTTGAAGAAACCGCTTGCGGAGTTGCGCTGGGGTAGTGGTGCAGTTAGCAATGACGATGGCGCGGTTGTACAAGGCGAGGACGATCCGCAGACGCGCTTCGACGCCGCGTGCGCGCTATGGGAAGCGGAGCGCGACGCGATCGTTGCGCTACTTGCGCAGGCTGCCGAGCGGTTGAGCAAAACGTCGCACAAGCCCGAAGCGATCGCCGCGGCCGTCGACGCATGGCGCGACTATTTCGCGCAACGCGACTGCCATGCGCCACCGCCGCGCGCCGCGCTCAAGCTGACCGCGTCGGCTCTGGCGAAAGCGACCAAGGTGAAGTTCGAGCCGCCCGAGCATCCGTTCTTCACGCTCGCCGACGAACTCGCAGCAGCCGTCGTCGCCGCCGAAGCCGCACAGCGCGCACGCTGGCTCGCGCTAGTGCAGACGTGGCTCGCCTATGCCCCCGACGAACTCGCAGCCCGCAAGCGTACGCGTCGCGTCGTATCGTTCGACGATCTGCTGTCGAACCTGTATCGCGCGCTTGCCGCGCATCCGTGGCTCGCCGAGACGTTGCGCGCACGCTATCCGGCCGCGCTGATCGATGAGTTCCAGGATACCGATCCGCTGCAGTTCGCGATCTTCAACCGGATCTTTGCGCCGGCTGGCCCGCTGTTTCTGGTCGGCGATCCGAAGCAGGCGATCTACAGTTTTCGCGCGGCCGATTTGCACACGTATCTCGCCGCGCGTGCCGAGGCGTCGGCGCGCTACACGCTCGCGGTCAACCAGCGCTCGACGGCGCCGATCGTCGACGCGTGCAACCGCTTCTTCGAAGCGAACCCGCGCGCGTTCGTGCTCGATGGGCTCGACTATCAGCCGGTGCGCGCGGGTGAGCGGCAGCGTGAGCCGTTCGTCGATCTCGCGACGGGGCATGACGACGAGCACGCGCCTGACTTCCATATCTGGACGCTGCCGGGCGGTGAATCAGCGCTAACGAAACGCGACGCGCAGCGGGCAGCGAGCGAAGCGTGCGCGGCCGAGATTGTGCGTCTGCTGCGCGGTGCGCGCGAAGGCAGCGTGAAAGTCGGCGACGCGCCGCTCGCGCCTGGCAACATCGCGGTGCTCGTACAGACGCACAGGCAGGGCAGCCTGATCAAGCGCGTGCTGGCCGCATGGGGCGTCGGTAGCGTGGAGCTTGCGCAGGCGTCGGTGTTCTCGACGCTCGACGCGGAACAGATCGAGCGTGTGCTGGCTGCGGTCGATACACCCGGCGATCTGCGACGACTGCGTGCCGCGCTCGCCACCGACTGGCTCGGCCTCGACGCATCCGCGCTATGGCGTCTCGAACAACTGACCGACGCACCGTCGCCCGCCGACGATCCCGCGCATGCCGCCGATGCGATGGGTTGGGTCGAACGCTTCTCGCACTACCGGACGCTGTGGCACGAACGCGGTTTCGCCGCGATGTGGCGCACGCTGATGCGCGAGCTGGGCGTCGCGCAGCGGCTCGTCGCCGGGCCCGATGGCGAGCGCCGGCTTACCGACGTGAACCATCTCGCCGAGCTGCTGCAGGCGCGCGCGTCGACGCAGCCCGGCATCGCGCCGACGCTGCGCTGGCTCGCGGCGCAGCGCGAGCAGGGCGGTGGCGACGATGCGCAACTGCGTCTCGAGTCGGATCGCAATCTCGTGCAGATCGTCACGGTGCACAAGTCGAAGGGGCTCGAATACGCGGTCGTGTTCTGTCCGTTCCTGAACGACGGCGCGTTGCGCGATCCGCCAGCGTCGGGTCTGCCCGATGCGCGCGAGTATCACGACGATACGGGCGTCGCGGTGCTGCACTACGGCTACGACGACGAGCAGGCCGAGCAGGCGGCGCGCTACGCATCGCGCGAACAGGCGGCAGAGCGCGCGCGGCTCGTCTACGTCGCGTTGACGCGCGCGGTGTACCGCTGCTATCTCGTCGCGGGCACTTATCTGTCGTCGCGCTCGACCAAAGAATCGCGACGCAGTGTGTTGAACTGGCTCGTCGCGGGCGCAGGTCGCACGTTCGACGACTGGCTGGCTGCACCGCCCGAAGAGAGCGAGCTGCTTGGGCGCTGGCAGGCACTCGACGGCGGACCGATCGCACTCGATCCGTTACCGGTCGGTCTGCGCCGCGTGCCGCTCGAAAGTCGTGCGGACAGCGGTCGCGAAATGCGCGCGCGTACGAGTCGACGGATACTGCGCGACCAGTGGCGCATGGCGAGCTTCAGCGGCATGATCACGGCCGGCGCACGTAGCAGCGACGCATTCACGCAGCCGGAAGAAGAGCGTCCCGATCACGACGGTGTCGCCGATCTGGTCGCACAACCGGCGTGGATTGAACCGCAAGCCGAACCGCTCGCCGCCGACGATATCCTCGCGTTTCCGCGCGGCGCAGCGGCCGGCGAATGCCTGCACCGGATGTTCGAACTGGCCGATTTTTCCAACCGCGATACGTGGCCCGAGGCGATCCTGCGCGCGTTGCGCGAACGTCCTGCACCAGCCACGCTGGATCTTGCCGCGCGTCTGCCGCGAATGATGTATCGGCTGCTCGAAGACATCGTCGCGACCGAACTCGTACCGGGTATGACGCTCGAGCGCCTGAACCCGGCGCGGCGGCTCAACGAACTCGCGTTCCTGTTTCCTGCAGCGTCGCTCGATTTCGCGGCGCTGCGTGCGTGTCTCGTCGCGTGGGATTATCCCGACGTCGCGCTCGAACCGGGTGCGCTGCGCGGTTTCGTCAAAGGCTTCATCGACATGATCGTCGAGCATGACGGGAGATACTGGATCGTCGACTGGAAATCGAATCATCTCGGCGATACGCCGGCCGACTACGGCGCGGCTTCGCTCGACGCTGCGATGGCCGGGCACGCGTATCACCTGCAGGCGCTGCTGTACACGGTCGCGCTGCATCGCTATCTGAAATCGCGTCTGCGTGACGCGTACGATTTTGACCGGCATCTCGGCGGCTATCTGTATCTGTTCGTGCGCGGCGTGCGTCCGGGTTGGCAGGATGGTGCGGAGCCTGCCGGCGTGCATGCGCGTCGACCACCGTACGGTCTGGTGATGGAACTCGATGCGTTGATGGACGGAGGCGCGGTATGA
- a CDS encoding AAA family ATPase, whose product MSTHPSTRTRTDAPKAPFPEADIRLPAPTDFSTALADGFARRIAALTRRSGASAEIVRWAARAAFAASRATADGHVCVPMWALARRYETTPREIRAALFASGVVCDGTQEAMALRPLVLDAHGRLYLARYYDYERSLARSLVAHERAARALLMHDDAGEQSSSTSDIQTRLLRYFGPPPDDSIDWQRVAAATALTSGLTIVSGGPGTGKTTTVVGVLACLLDLRADLRIALAAPTGKAAQRMQEALLARAGSLPPELAARLPQTSYTLHRLLGAGPSGRYRHHRDNPLPYDVVVVDEASMIDVAMAAHLLDAIAPQTRLVMLGDKDQLAAVEAGAVFAELSARPAFSSAGIDAIATALSIDATTLAAALPHADNDQDDQDAEQTSPGAGWISNDETPPWLGDDAAPSWSLDETAATAEPAESDAHTEHDPQPSNTPLADCVVWLERNYRFGLDSPIGRLSLAIRRGASTAALDVLTDGAQSEQRAVLHEDANPTFGERTTQRLAAGFTPYAAALTAALATDDPDPLPLFDALNRFRILCATRGGPRGVEQLNIAMAAEVRRVARVPSAIGGSWFAGRPVMVTRNDYALGLFNGDIGIALPGPGGALRVYFRTGDGGVRAVSPAALPPHDTAFALTVHKSQGSEFEHAVLVLPAVFSRVLSRELVYTAITRARERVDVIGTRAVLAEAIATPTRRDSGLAERIAAASREFDATDGGG is encoded by the coding sequence ATGAGTACGCACCCCAGCACGCGCACACGCACCGATGCACCCAAGGCCCCGTTCCCGGAAGCCGACATCAGGCTGCCGGCTCCGACCGATTTCAGCACCGCGCTCGCCGACGGATTCGCGCGACGCATCGCGGCGTTGACGCGGCGGTCGGGTGCGTCGGCGGAGATCGTTCGCTGGGCTGCGCGTGCCGCGTTTGCCGCGAGCCGCGCGACTGCCGACGGTCACGTGTGCGTGCCGATGTGGGCGCTCGCGCGGCGTTATGAAACGACACCGCGCGAGATCCGCGCCGCGCTGTTCGCGAGCGGGGTGGTTTGCGACGGTACGCAGGAAGCGATGGCATTGCGTCCGCTGGTGCTCGACGCGCATGGGCGCCTGTATCTCGCGCGCTACTACGACTATGAGCGCAGCCTCGCGCGTTCGCTCGTCGCGCACGAGCGGGCCGCACGGGCGCTGCTGATGCATGACGATGCCGGCGAGCAATCGTCGAGTACGAGCGATATCCAGACGCGGTTGCTGCGCTACTTCGGACCGCCGCCCGACGACAGTATCGACTGGCAGCGCGTCGCGGCGGCGACGGCGTTGACGAGCGGGCTGACGATCGTCAGCGGTGGACCGGGTACAGGCAAGACGACGACGGTCGTCGGCGTGCTCGCGTGTCTGCTCGATCTGCGCGCCGATCTGCGGATCGCGCTTGCCGCGCCGACCGGCAAAGCCGCACAGCGGATGCAGGAGGCGCTGCTCGCGCGGGCCGGCAGCTTGCCTCCCGAACTCGCGGCGCGGCTGCCGCAGACGTCGTACACGCTGCACCGTTTGCTCGGCGCGGGGCCGTCCGGACGCTATCGGCATCATCGGGACAATCCGTTGCCGTACGACGTTGTCGTCGTCGACGAGGCATCGATGATCGATGTCGCGATGGCCGCGCATCTGCTCGACGCCATTGCACCGCAGACGCGGCTCGTGATGCTCGGCGACAAGGACCAGCTTGCTGCGGTAGAGGCAGGCGCGGTGTTCGCGGAACTGAGCGCGCGGCCCGCGTTCAGCTCGGCTGGTATCGACGCGATTGCAACTGCACTTTCGATCGATGCCACGACGTTGGCGGCGGCACTGCCACACGCGGACAACGATCAGGACGATCAGGACGCGGAGCAAACATCGCCCGGCGCGGGATGGATCTCCAACGACGAAACGCCGCCGTGGCTTGGCGACGATGCCGCGCCGTCATGGTCGCTGGACGAGACCGCCGCGACCGCAGAACCCGCTGAAAGCGATGCGCACACCGAACACGATCCGCAGCCGTCCAACACACCGCTCGCCGATTGCGTCGTCTGGCTCGAACGCAATTATCGCTTCGGATTGGACTCGCCGATCGGACGTCTTTCGCTGGCGATCCGGCGTGGCGCAAGCACAGCCGCGCTCGACGTACTGACCGACGGCGCACAGTCCGAACAACGCGCAGTACTTCACGAAGACGCGAACCCGACGTTCGGCGAACGCACGACACAGCGACTCGCAGCCGGATTCACGCCGTACGCGGCCGCACTCACGGCGGCATTGGCAACTGACGACCCCGATCCGTTGCCGCTCTTCGACGCGCTGAATCGCTTCCGGATTTTGTGCGCGACGCGCGGTGGTCCACGCGGTGTCGAACAGCTGAACATCGCGATGGCCGCCGAGGTGCGCCGCGTTGCGCGCGTGCCGTCGGCGATCGGTGGATCGTGGTTCGCGGGCCGGCCCGTCATGGTGACGCGCAACGACTATGCGCTCGGCCTGTTCAACGGCGATATCGGCATCGCGTTGCCTGGGCCGGGCGGCGCGCTGCGAGTGTATTTCCGCACCGGTGACGGCGGCGTGCGCGCCGTGTCGCCGGCTGCGCTGCCGCCGCACGATACGGCTTTCGCGCTCACTGTGCACAAGTCGCAGGGCTCGGAGTTCGAGCATGCGGTGCTGGTCCTGCCAGCGGTGTTCAGCCGCGTGCTGTCGCGTGAGCTGGTCTATACGGCGATCACGCGAGCGCGGGAGCGCGTCGATGTGATCGGCACGCGGGCAGTGCTCGCCGAAGCGATCGCGACACCGACGCGGCGAGACTCGGGGCTCGCGGAACGGATTGCTGCTGCGTCGCGTGAGTTCGATGCCACGGACGGGGGCGGGTAG
- the recC gene encoding exodeoxyribonuclease V subunit gamma yields MLQLFYSNRYETLVAALLADMADAPSEPWVAQPLIVPSAALRRRLELDIAAQRGVCANVDFRYLAQWLWEQIGGVIPVQAHSPYAPDRLVWRCYRQLGRTDEDSALAPWNASPRLRAYLDAADPPMRYELAHRIATVLDHYLTYRPEWLLQWQKGGSIFANGVPGAPGAPGESGPRLIGASAAAREDEAWQAALWRAVLAEVANEAAPETSADRKKGSGGARSRSTAPVTPPAYRFLDEAHTLDLDAIARADWPAAVYVFALPTMPPLHVELLRTLSRWVDVRLYAMNPCREFWFDIVSERRIEALDAAGQRDYQEVGHPLLAEWGRQTQAQLHMLHELTESAASSESSVYVENPEPTWLAAVQNAMLALEPEEPPALSSANGIEVHVCHSLSRQLEVLHDRLLGWFDEFDDLQPSDVLVACPDLAAAGPLIDAVFGTVFGTAAGRSEASSRRIPYRITGLPPTEANPVARVLLDWLALPERSAAAPELIEWLRVDAVAVHYGIDAMALETAQEWLAAAGARRGLSPVEPEDAAVPVARHTFADALTRLFLGYAMPDRGEPVDAWLPVEGAGGPDAELLGRLARFVDHLDAFVRRASLDQTPAAWTRLLLDTLGQCFDAGVEFADAVADVRDAIDAMGDAMHSGAHDEPLPAAVVRTALAAALDDPARGGVPWGSVTFSSLTSLRGLPYRVVCLLGMDDGVLPSLARADEFDLMAAFGKAGDRQRRDDERNLFLDLLLAARDRLLIAYTGRSIRDNAPLPPAALVDELLDHLARVSVGPDASPKELDKARRAFIVEHPLQAFSADYFEPRSDAPLFTYDPDRAELAALLATPHDATTAPFFTEPLPVEIATPVAFDDFQRFWRHPARALLRDRLGIVLSDTQGELLDTEPFELDYAGRDALADRLLPALLDTNEQPGALERIHRIAEASPELPGGATGSVWRARELGALRQLADGVRHALAGGAQRLPFALDVVPRWPDTGDFALFGQYDASLREAVQTPLQLHGTLNLLTDAGQVVFRYARPTARDYLSAWIAHLVYCAALPDGARRTVWHGSGETFEFAPVAAPLDELAPLAALFRAGRSLPLRFFPKSAWAKISDSDSAAQGAWINERVRSESDDAALRIALRGTPLTLDEPFGTLAAIVFKPLAEHLRSTS; encoded by the coding sequence GCAGTGGCTGTGGGAGCAGATCGGTGGCGTGATTCCGGTGCAGGCGCATTCGCCGTACGCACCCGACCGGCTCGTCTGGCGCTGCTACCGGCAGCTCGGCCGGACCGACGAAGACAGCGCACTCGCGCCGTGGAATGCGTCGCCCCGTTTGCGCGCGTATCTCGATGCCGCCGATCCGCCGATGCGCTACGAACTCGCGCATCGGATCGCGACGGTGCTCGATCACTATCTGACCTATCGTCCCGAATGGCTGTTGCAGTGGCAGAAGGGTGGGTCGATTTTTGCGAACGGTGTGCCGGGTGCGCCTGGTGCACCTGGCGAAAGCGGGCCACGTCTGATCGGTGCGAGCGCGGCGGCGCGCGAGGACGAGGCGTGGCAGGCTGCGCTGTGGCGCGCGGTGCTCGCCGAAGTGGCGAACGAGGCTGCACCGGAAACGTCAGCCGACAGAAAGAAAGGTTCGGGAGGGGCACGCTCCCGATCCACTGCCCCGGTCACGCCCCCGGCCTACCGTTTTCTCGACGAGGCCCACACCCTTGATCTCGATGCGATCGCGCGCGCGGACTGGCCCGCGGCTGTTTATGTGTTCGCGCTGCCGACGATGCCGCCGCTGCACGTCGAGCTGCTGCGCACGCTGTCGCGCTGGGTCGACGTGCGGCTGTACGCGATGAACCCGTGCCGCGAGTTCTGGTTCGACATCGTCAGCGAACGGCGCATCGAGGCGCTCGACGCGGCGGGGCAGCGCGACTATCAGGAGGTCGGGCATCCGCTGCTCGCGGAGTGGGGGCGGCAGACCCAGGCGCAACTGCACATGCTGCACGAACTGACCGAGAGCGCGGCATCGAGCGAATCGTCGGTGTATGTCGAGAACCCGGAGCCGACCTGGCTTGCCGCCGTGCAGAACGCGATGCTCGCGCTGGAGCCGGAGGAACCGCCCGCGCTGTCGAGTGCGAACGGCATCGAGGTACACGTCTGCCATAGCCTGTCGCGGCAGCTCGAAGTGCTGCACGACCGGTTGCTCGGCTGGTTCGACGAATTCGATGACCTGCAGCCGTCCGACGTGCTTGTCGCCTGTCCCGATCTTGCCGCCGCTGGTCCGCTGATCGACGCCGTGTTCGGCACAGTGTTTGGCACGGCGGCGGGGCGCAGCGAAGCGTCGTCGCGCCGCATTCCGTATCGAATCACCGGCTTGCCGCCGACCGAGGCGAACCCGGTCGCGCGCGTGCTGCTCGACTGGCTCGCGTTGCCCGAGCGTAGCGCGGCCGCGCCCGAGCTGATCGAGTGGCTGCGCGTGGATGCGGTCGCGGTGCACTATGGCATTGACGCGATGGCGCTCGAAACCGCGCAGGAATGGCTCGCGGCCGCAGGCGCGCGACGCGGCCTCTCACCGGTCGAGCCCGAAGACGCGGCGGTGCCGGTCGCGCGCCACACGTTCGCCGATGCGTTGACGCGGCTGTTCCTCGGCTACGCGATGCCGGATCGCGGCGAACCCGTCGATGCGTGGCTGCCCGTCGAAGGCGCAGGCGGTCCCGATGCCGAACTGCTCGGCCGTCTCGCGCGTTTCGTCGATCATCTGGATGCATTCGTGCGCCGCGCGTCGCTGGATCAGACGCCGGCCGCGTGGACCCGACTGCTGCTCGACACACTCGGGCAGTGCTTCGATGCCGGCGTCGAATTCGCGGACGCAGTCGCCGACGTGCGCGACGCAATCGATGCAATGGGCGACGCGATGCACAGCGGCGCACACGACGAACCGTTGCCTGCCGCTGTCGTGCGCACCGCGCTCGCCGCCGCGCTCGACGATCCGGCGCGCGGTGGTGTGCCGTGGGGCAGCGTCACATTCTCGTCGCTGACCAGTTTGCGTGGACTGCCGTATCGCGTCGTGTGTCTGCTCGGCATGGACGATGGCGTGCTGCCGAGCCTCGCGCGCGCGGACGAGTTCGATCTGATGGCGGCGTTCGGCAAAGCCGGTGACCGCCAGCGTCGCGACGACGAGCGCAATCTGTTTCTCGATCTGTTGCTGGCCGCACGCGATCGTCTGCTGATCGCGTACACGGGTCGCAGCATTCGCGACAACGCGCCGCTGCCGCCGGCCGCGCTCGTCGATGAACTGCTCGATCATCTGGCGCGTGTGTCGGTGGGGCCGGACGCGTCACCGAAGGAACTCGATAAGGCGCGGCGCGCGTTTATCGTCGAGCATCCGCTGCAGGCGTTCTCCGCCGATTACTTCGAGCCGCGAAGCGACGCGCCGCTCTTCACATACGACCCCGATCGCGCGGAACTCGCTGCGTTGCTCGCCACACCGCACGATGCAACGACGGCGCCGTTCTTCACCGAACCGCTGCCCGTGGAAATTGCCACGCCCGTGGCCTTCGACGATTTCCAGCGCTTCTGGCGCCATCCCGCCCGCGCGCTGTTGCGCGACCGGCTCGGCATCGTGCTGTCCGATACGCAGGGCGAGCTGCTCGATACCGAACCGTTCGAACTCGACTACGCGGGTCGCGATGCGCTGGCCGATCGTCTGCTGCCCGCATTGCTCGACACGAATGAGCAACCAGGAGCACTCGAGCGGATACATCGCATTGCCGAGGCAAGCCCCGAATTGCCCGGCGGCGCGACCGGTTCCGTGTGGCGCGCGCGCGAACTCGGCGCGCTACGGCAACTCGCGGACGGCGTCCGGCATGCGCTGGCTGGCGGCGCGCAACGCCTGCCGTTCGCGCTCGACGTGGTGCCGCGCTGGCCCGATACCGGCGACTTCGCGCTGTTCGGTCAATACGATGCGTCACTGCGCGAAGCAGTCCAGACGCCGCTGCAACTGCACGGCACGCTGAACCTGCTGACCGACGCGGGGCAAGTCGTGTTTCGCTACGCGCGGCCGACTGCGCGTGACTACCTGTCCGCGTGGATCGCGCACCTGGTCTACTGCGCGGCGCTGCCCGACGGTGCGCGTCGAACGGTGTGGCACGGCAGCGGCGAGACCTTCGAGTTCGCGCCGGTTGCCGCGCCGCTTGATGAACTCGCGCCGCTCGCCGCGCTGTTTCGCGCTGGCCGTTCGCTGCCGTTGCGGTTCTTCCCGAAGAGCGCATGGGCGAAGATCAGCGACAGCGATTCGGCGGCACAGGGCGCATGGATCAACGAGCGGGTGCGCAGCGAATCGGACGATGCCGCGTTGCGGATCGCGCTGCGCGGCACACCGCTGACACTCGACGAACCGTTCGGCACGCTCGCGGCGATCGTGTTCAAGCCGCTCGCCGAGCATCTGCGGAGCACGTCATGA